AGCGATCTTCTCAGCCAACTGCAGACACTCGGGCATCAATTGATCAGGCGCCACCACACGAGTGGCAATTCCCCAGCTATAGGCTTCCTGAGCCGAATAGATATCGCCCGTCAGGGTGATCATACTGGCCTTGCCCTTGCCAATCGCCCTTGCCAATCGCTGGGTCCCACCATAACCCGGAATCAATCCCAAGGTGACTTCAGGCAATCCAAACTTCGCCTTCTCGCTGGCAATGATAAAATCACAGGCCAATGCCAACTCAAATCCACCGCCCAAAGCAAAGCCATTCACCGCCGCAATAATGGGGGTGCGGCAGGTCTCGATGCGGTCAAAGAGGGCCTGTCCCCGCTGGGCTTTTTTCAGTGCCTTTACTGGATCGTTGACTTCCATTTCCTTGATGTCCGCTCCAGCAACGAAGGCTTTGTCGCCTTCACCTGTAAGCACCAAGCAACGGATACCCTTGGGGAAAGAGTCAAAAAACTCCTCCAACTCTGTCAACATTTGGTTATTTAGAGCATTCAGAGCTTTGGGACGATTGATCTTAAGAATGCCAATGGCACCCTGTTGTTCAAACTGAATTGTTTCCATCTTGAAATTCCCCTTTACCGCCTATTGCGCAGCGTAGTTGTAAAACCCACGACCCGACTTGCGTCCCAGCCATCCGGCTTCAACGTATTTCACCAACAGTGGACAAGGTCTGTACTTGGTATCACCCAATCCGTCATGGAGAACGTTCATAATCGCCAGGCAGGTGTCCAAACCAATAAAATCCGCCAGAGTGAGAGGTCCCATGGGCTGATTGGTTCCCAGCTTCATGGCGGCATCAATGTCTTCAACGGAGGCAATTCCCTCATGAAGAGTGTAAACCGCCTCGTTGATCATGGGCATGAGAATGCGGTTGACCGCAAAGCCGGGCATGTCCTTGGCTTCCACAAAAGTCTTTCCCAAATACTCAGCAAAAGACTTCACTTTTGAAAAGGTCTCGGGGGAAGTCTGCAAACCAGAAATCCCTTCAACCAAAACCATCAAGGGAACAGGGTTCATAAAGTGCATACCGCAGACTTTTTCAGGCCGGCGGGTCACCGAGGCAATTTTGGTAATGGAGATCGACGAAGTGTTGGTCGCCAATAAAGTCTCGGGCGAGCAAATTTCATCCAGCTGCTTAAAGATCTTCAACTTTAAGTCTACATTTTCAGTCGCCGCTTCAACCACGAAGTCACAGGCCTTTAGATTCGTCATTTCTGTGGTGGTTTGAATACGGCCCAGGAGTTCTGACTTCTCCCCTTCAGTCATCTTTTCTTTTTTGATCAGGCGGTCACAGCTTTTGGCGATGGTCTGCACTCCTCTTTCAAGGGCCGCATCCGAAACATCCATCATCACCACTTCCACTTTGTGGGCAGCAACAACCTGGGCAATGCCGTTACCCATTTGTCCCGCACCAATGACTCCCACTTTCTTGAAAGACACGATTGCCTCCTGCGTTAAAACTGCTTTTTAAAGTGAGATTTATAACCCGCACGAGTATCAAATGGCAAAAGGTACCGGGTTTCTTTGGCTGCGGCTGTGCGCCAAAATTACCCGAATCGGGAGAGACTTTGGCGCACAGCCGCAGCCAAAGAAACCCGGTACCTTTTGCCACTGCCCCAACTTGAGACACTCGGGTGTTCAACTTTTTTTCGTTTCCTAAATCTTTGGACGCCAGGACCCACTCCCCACTGGCTATATTTCCATTGGTCTTGGCATCAATATTGGGATGTAGAGGGTATAGGGGACTTCGAAATGGGATTATATAAGAACTGGAAGGTCATTATTGGCCTTCTCATATCTAGTGTATTTGTTCTGGGTCTGGCTTTTAACTCTTGTGCTCCAGCACGGTTTTCCAAAGAAGCAGATCCAAATGCGGCCCGCCAGGGTTTCGGTATTCCGCCTGGCTGTTCGGGACCTGACTGCCCTGAATTCTGCGAAGGCTCGCGTTGTCAGCCTTGTTATGGAGATAGCTGCAACAACCCGCTCAATCCTGTCGCCTACTCTTCCAATTTCACCTTGCCGATCACGCCGAACAAGGTCGACATCCTGATGATTCTCGACAACAGTCAGTCCATGTCACCTGAACATCAAAAGCTCTCTCAACGCTTAAGCAGCTTGTTGGATGTTTTGGAGACCAATCAAGTGGACTGGCAGATCTGCTACACTCTCACCCATGTGGAAAAGGCCGATGGCACCCTAAAGACCGACGCGGGCGCCATTCGCGAGTGGTACGATAACGACCATCTCCTCAATTTCCGCCCCACCGGTTCCAAAGTTTTGCGCAAGGACAATCCCAATGCTAAAAAGTACTTCTCAGATACGCTTTTAACTTTGGCCCTATGGGACTTTGGCTCGGGCAGTGGCTACGAGCAACCGGTGAGAGCGGGCCTCCTGGCCGTGGATCTTCCCAGCAATCAGGAGTGCTTTCGTCCTGACGCCGCCTTGGCCATGGTTGTACTCTCGGATGAAGACGAAAGGAGCTGCGGATCTCGTTGCCAAACGGAAACTGATATTGGCGCGCCTCACCCGAATCACAAGTTAAAGGACTACACAGAACAGTATCAGCCTTTGACTCAGGAAAACAATCCACTCACTCTGGCAACTCGCATTCACCAGAAGTGGCCGGGCAAGGCATTTACAGGCCACTCCATTTCCATTTTGCGTAACGACCGGGCCTGCTATGATAGCCAGGACAGCATCCATCCGGCCTTTTATGGTCATGTGATTCAAACATTGAGCGATATCACCGACGGAGAAAAGGGCAACATTTGCGCCGGGGATTATGCCAGTCAGTTGACGGCCATCGGACAAAGAACGGTGCGCTCACTAAAGTCGGTCACTCTCAGGTGTTCTCCCCATTCCGTCGAGGGCATCAGTATTTCTCCTAACAGCAGTGGATCGGTACCGACTGTCTCGGGCAACAAAGTCCACTTTGATCCGCCTCTCGCCGAGGGAACCAGCGTCCGTGTCGATTACACCTGTCTGGAGTGATTAGCGAACCTTGTTCAAGGATTGGGGGGTCAGCTGCCAGATGAGTCTGAACTCGTCATTGTTGACCTTCACGCCTTCTTCTTCCACTTTTGTGCCAATAAAATACAGACGGGAATTGCCCTCGCGACTGCGCCACACCCAGGCCAGGCTGATTTCCCTTTGGCCGTCCTTTTTGACCTTGTCATTGGGATCAAAGTAGTCAAATCGGCCAAGCACACCAAAGTTTGGGGTCAGGTCATATCCCAAATCAAAGAATCCGGTTAAGAACTTCTTGCCCTTCTTCTTGTCCTGCTCCACCTCGCCCCAGGTTCCTGACAGAGTCACGGTCCAGCGGTGGGGAGCCCAGTGAATGTAGGTGGTGCCCATGCGCCACTTAGCCTCTAAGGTGGGATCCACACCCGCCAAGGTATCACCACTGAGTGACGTCGAAGCTGGCTTGGTTGTTCCGGTTCGGCCGCTAAATCCAAAGTCGACTTTTTCATGATCCGTCCAACCCCAGCTGGCGGTGAACCACACCCGTCCATCCAGATTTTCACCGCCTTCACCATTGTGAACTGCCATGCGCGTATAATAGCCCTTGTGCTCGGTGAGAAACCT
This is a stretch of genomic DNA from Pseudobdellovibrionaceae bacterium. It encodes these proteins:
- a CDS encoding enoyl-CoA hydratase/isomerase family protein: METIQFEQQGAIGILKINRPKALNALNNQMLTELEEFFDSFPKGIRCLVLTGEGDKAFVAGADIKEMEVNDPVKALKKAQRGQALFDRIETCRTPIIAAVNGFALGGGFELALACDFIIASEKAKFGLPEVTLGLIPGYGGTQRLARAIGKGKASMITLTGDIYSAQEAYSWGIATRVVAPDQLMPECLQLAEKIASRSPAALGLAKRSIHEGFDLIQWEGMKLEAELFSETFKTKDHAEGISAFVEKRPARFTGE
- a CDS encoding 3-hydroxybutyryl-CoA dehydrogenase; the encoded protein is MSFKKVGVIGAGQMGNGIAQVVAAHKVEVVMMDVSDAALERGVQTIAKSCDRLIKKEKMTEGEKSELLGRIQTTTEMTNLKACDFVVEAATENVDLKLKIFKQLDEICSPETLLATNTSSISITKIASVTRRPEKVCGMHFMNPVPLMVLVEGISGLQTSPETFSKVKSFAEYLGKTFVEAKDMPGFAVNRILMPMINEAVYTLHEGIASVEDIDAAMKLGTNQPMGPLTLADFIGLDTCLAIMNVLHDGLGDTKYRPCPLLVKYVEAGWLGRKSGRGFYNYAAQ
- a CDS encoding outer membrane beta-barrel protein; translation: MPLAQAEQLGALELDELSLRAAGLVREGQYAEFDLRESLLGFRWSLDQTLGAKIALGSLSLLNVPVHFQSTPSDELGIVEAYGEYSSPYGAFRFGLIPLEYGVEGKTREGDLQLPRSLMYSNRVVGLRDYGMRFLTEHKGYYTRMAVHNGEGGENLDGRVWFTASWGWTDHEKVDFGFSGRTGTTKPASTSLSGDTLAGVDPTLEAKWRMGTTYIHWAPHRWTVTLSGTWGEVEQDKKKGKKFLTGFFDLGYDLTPNFGVLGRFDYFDPNDKVKKDGQREISLAWVWRSREGNSRLYFIGTKVEEEGVKVNNDEFRLIWQLTPQSLNKVR